Below is a genomic region from Miscanthus floridulus cultivar M001 chromosome 1, ASM1932011v1, whole genome shotgun sequence.
TTGATGTGGCGTCAATTCCAATCAGAGGCAATGCCGGATCGGGTTCCCCAAGCAGCCCCAGGTGACCCTGAGCCCACTCCCACCAAGCTCTCTCCTCGGCTCCTCCCTTACTCGAAGGGCGCCCATATCCGATCGGGAATCCAAACAACCATGCCTTGTTGGCCACAGAGATCCCGACTCTCCACTCGAATTCGCAGACCGACGAACACACAAACACACCATATGCAACTAGGCACCTCGGGAGAAATGACGGACAGAGACTGCTACTCACCGATAACCGGACCCGAGGATCCCTCGGACCCCATGGCGAACCCGTCCGCTTCCTCCAGCTTCGACGCTGCCCCCTGCGATCTCTTGAGACGGGAGGAGGCGAGGATGCGTGATGGAAGCGGCCGTGCTAAACCGAGCAGGGAGGAGAAGGAATATACCAAGCCCCGCCCCCGCGTGAGGTCGTCTTCGGTGGGACGCCGAGGTCCGAGTGGCTACTGGGGACTGAGTAGAGAAGACAGCAAGAAAGGAACTGCTCTGCTGCAGAGACAGGGGAAGGGATACCGGATGCAGCAGAAAGAGGGTTAGAATAAATGGAGTTGTTTAGCTTTAGCTCCCACTTgttgaaaaaataaataaaaaaaatacatacTTCTCCTGCCCTAAAATAATTGACACTTTAGAGACCGTTTGTCGTGGCTCTAAATTCCTTCTAAAACAGCTTCACTCCTTTAGTAGAGCTAAAATCATTTTGACAAACATTCAATAAAAACAGCTCCAGTAGCAATATTGTAAGGTGGACATTAAACACGGTTCCATAAACAAGAGTCACACAAGAAGCTAGAGCCATGCTAAAGAGGCTCTTAGCTATGAATCTGAATTGTCAAGTTAGGAGATTCTCCGCCCCCGCCCCCACACACTGTCGTGGGGTATTAACTTCATCCTTTGTGTGCAACATCCACCCATCCATATTTGGGCTTTGTGTTTAGGGTAGGTTGGTTCTCGTCTTaaacctagcctagctagctagctaagccAGGTAGCTAAAACTTGGCTCTTGCAATGAAAGAGGTTTTTGTTTGGTTTGCTTATCCTAAATAAGCCTAGCTTGTATAAatcctgtttggttggctggttagCTCAGATACAGTCACCATGTTCTTTTGAAGGTGAGTTTTTAACTCAATCACCGCTCCGGGAGTTCACTGCGTGGAGGTTGAAGAACTCGAGGGTGATGAATACAAGCATGTAGAAGAGGCAGGCAGAGATGACGAGGTTGTGGCGCGTGTGCAGGCCTAGGTCAAAGATGGGTGAGCGCTAGGGCGTCCAGACCAGGGGCTGCTACAGGACCTCCGACTTCGACGGAGAGGAACACTCCCCCCCGCACGTTTGAATCTGGTCTGGCTTCAGTATGGTTGGTACATTGTTGGACGTGCCCTGAAGGCCGGTTTAGGCAACTAAACAGGCCCAAGTTAGCTCCGTTGAGCTTAGACAGGGGGAAGTCAAAGGAACCAAAGCACACTCATATTATTGCAACCCTACCTAACGCCCATGCCCAAGCCGGAGCGTTGGGAGAAGCCCTAAGAAGGACATTATCGTGAGGAATAAGTCGTTGGTCTGATCTCGTCAGTAATAGTGAAAGATGACTTCGTCGGTACTCATGATGCGAAGGATGCATTGGCCTCCTCTGTTATATTGCTACATTTCGCTTCTAGTTTAAGCAATTTTGGATCTAGTTAGACAAGCGCGGAGCCGAACCAAACGCTCGCGCGTAGGCACATGACACTTGTTACTAGCTTGGTCCCCAAAACTTAATCGCATGAGAGCAGGTATACAAGCCCCTTGCAAAAATCACAGCATGTCATCCCTGAGCTGCTGAGCAGCCCATAACAGAATTCCGAAACACTAAATGGTACAGTTCTCCAGTGAgctttaatattttttttctttgctgGATTTCAATAattccaacaacaacaacaacaacaacaacaaagcctttaagtcccaaacaagttagggtaggctagagttgaaacccaacaaaaGCAATCAATTTCAATAATTCCAAGAGATGCAAATTTTATTGAAGGAATTCACGAGTTGCACCCGCTTACAAGATCTGGTTATGCCTTGTCCAAGTTCCTATTATTATTCCCACCCGAAAACCAAGAAGCGATATCATCATCAGACTCAACCAGCTCCATGCTTCTTGGAAGACGGCCGGGGCTAGAAGGCCGATTGCTTTCTCGTGATTCCGTAGTTTGAAGGCCTTTATTTCTCCTGGACATTTCGTCCTTCCACTTCTCCCTTGCAAGACGATCTTGGGAATTAGCAGTCCTGCCCCCAACAATGGGAAAACTCTCAAGGAATCTGTAGTCCTTCTGTTGCAGGAGTGCATCATTATCCCTGCTATCACCTCCTTCATCGTCTGCGCTCCAGAAATCTGAATCTTCGTCAGATGGTGAAGCATTCTTTTGCGGACTTGGCCACCTCTTCAGCTGGACGCCATCTTGAACAAATGAAATACTAGGTTTCTTACTATGCTCTAAATCATGACGTGATTCAATACTATCTTGATTGTTTAGAGACTTTGGTCTTTTCCAACCACATTTCAAGCAGAATCCATTCCTCTTGAAGTTCACATAGTTACACCTGTAGTTGAACATAACACATAAACATAGTTATCTTCCATTTTCTGAAATGTACTAGAATTCTAGAAATAAAAATCATAGCAGTGAAAGGATAGTCACACAAGGCTAACACCATCTTCAACTATAAGATTGTATTGGCAGTAGACATCAGAACAGTTCAAATATTCAACAAATAAGCAGATATAATAGTGTAGTAGAAATAGGCACTCACGACACACATTCCCATTCTCCTGGGTTGAGTAAACGGTTTGTTGGTTTCTCATGGCATTGCAAGCATCTTGTGTTCTTAGAAAAATTCAAAAAGTTGCACCTGAAACTTTAAGGTCAGtataagagaaagaaaaaaaaaacagaacttGCAGTAAATATTTCTCATAAACTAGAGCTATAAGCAGGCTCACCTTTTGCATATCCAGTCACCCTTTTTGAGAGGTAGATGCTCTTGGTCTTCATGCAGCAACCGATACCTCTCTTGGAATTCTCCATCACAGCGCAAACATTTGATATTCTTTGCAAAATTCAGAAAGTCACATCTGACAATAAATGAAAAGCATTATGACCAGGAGGATATGTGTAGACACGCATATTAACTTTTCTAACATACTTGGGACAATTCCAATCACCCTGCTTCATGGGTACAGCAGATTGACCTTTGCGTTGTGCAGCTTTCACAGTGCTGGAACCAGGTCCCCTAGAATCAACCTCGACAACCTCATTTAGTAGGATTTTTATTGATTCCCTGACATTTTTGTTCAGGCATGCTCTATTCTCTACATTGCCGGTAATAACATCAAGACCATAAGTCAAAAGGATGCGCATAACATCCACAGTTCTTCCAACTTCCTCTTTCCGAGCCTTTACATATGCCCTATCACAGCTTCCTCTTAAATTGCATTGGCTGCAAACCTGTTAGCATAAGCTGATACTACATAAATTAATGTCCTAGATTTAGAGCAACCAAACTTTCAAGCATAAACAAAATTAACATATTTACGATATAAGGATCGAGGATCCAACAGGTTTGGGAAATTATACTGCACAGTAAGCAAATATTTTTCTAGTTCCTgagaaaggaaaaaggaaaatcCATATTGCACATATTTTCTACTAGCCAGTTCACTAGTGTGAAGTGGATTTAGTGAAAGAAAGGTTGTTCATGAGGTCAAATAGGTGACCAGTTCTATTCCTTCACACCACATGTTTGTATTCAAAGAGTTCAAACATGAGATTTAAAAGCAAACATATTAAGGTCACACACAATTGTATTACCATACACAAGCCTAACAAAGCTTTTGCTTGGGCATAAGCCTGGTCTACTATTCTTTTTTGTGTCTATAATTCAGTGTTGATGCGTAGATCCTACACAAAACCTTGAGTTTACATTCAGAATATTTAAAGTTTGTGGTAATTAAAAGAATATAAAAATTCAGTGCATCAAGAGAAATCTTCAATGCATATTTCCATGTAGTTACCTCTCCTTCATCAAGTCCTACATAGGCCCGCAGTCGTTTCCCAGAGTTTACAACCTTCCTGTCAATGCTGGGACAACCACATCGCATGGCAACCTGAATATCCCACCTTGATATATGCCTGCAACAATAGACTTTCAACTTTAGCTTACAGCATCCATTAAGTCCTTTAGTTAAAAGTTGGGACTCATGAAACAAAAGATAGCAGTACTACTCTACATGCTGAAACAATGCCTTGTAATCGCACACATCTAAGAGTTTCTGTAGGGTACAGTGATATAACTTGAGGAAACCCATAATGTACTTTGCACTTGTTACCATCCCCAGAAATGGTACTATTAGGCAAGCTTTGCTCCACGAGTTGCTATTGAAGTGTGACACATCAATTTGGCACAGTGTCAGGGCACGTATAATTAGCCAAAATGTTGCAACAACCGCCAAAGTTTGTTCCCTTCATGGTAAACATACAACCACTTTTACATGCACAGCTGGGGTGCCTGGAAGAAAAAAGGCACCGCGAATGGCTAGCACATtttaacaaacacctagcttgcAGCTAAAATCATAGCCCCAGCAGAGATAATGGCCTCAACGCGCACACCAACCCAGGCCAAGAACCCAACCCCAAAACCACTAGTCCGAGCACGGCCACCTCACCTGATGAGCTCCGGCCGCTGGCGCCCGAATTGGAGGCAGGCGGTGCGGACAGCGTTGGCGTCCTTAGAAGACAGCGAGGCGGCGGCGAAGGTGGAGGGGTCAACGTGGCCCCGACGGAGGAGGTGCTCCATCAGAGCAACCCACTCCGGCCACGGGTGCGCTATATCCACAGCTGCCGGAGCGTTTCCAGCAAGAGCAAGGCCGCTTCTTAGCTCTTCTAAAACCTGGCATTGCTCTCTATGGGGAGGCCGTGGCGATGGTTTATGAGAGGGGGAGAGCTCGAGATCGTCGACCTCGGAGCGGAGGAAGGCTAGCCTTAGGTCAGGCCGGGGAGGCGCGCTGTGGTGCGAGAACCGCCGGAGCGCGGGCGCTGCGGCCGCGGTGGCAAGGGCAAGGCGGCGGTGCATCCGGTAGGTGGGGACGTCCAAACCGCTTCGGCCTCCGGCCGGATTCAAGTTGcccaactttttttttttaattcaagTTGTCCAACTAAGCGCTGTAGCCTATAGTCAGGCCCGGTCCAACTTGGTAAACTAAAGGAACTAGAGCTTGTTTGGCCCAACTAAAACTAAAGACTAAGCAAGTAGCTAGAGCTTTGCACAGCAAGTAGCTAGAGCTTTGCACAGCAAGGAGGAATGAGTTTTGGCCCTGTATTTACTGATATTTCAATATGCAAGTCCTACACAAGCAGCTTTATTGGGCtaatttttttagataaaggaaatTAATGTAAATATAGTTGAGAATATGGGTAATTTTGTGTGATTCCTTACGCTCAGAAAAATCCATCTGTGGTCATTTGCTGAAATAATAATACAAAACGTTCTGGCTAACCATATACTGGTAGTATATACTGCCTCAATAAAATCCGGTTACATCTGGAGTCATTTTGGTGACTCCACACTACACTGCCTCAATAACAAATATACTGGTAGTATATATAAGTTTGAAGACAGATAGCTGATTCCGTTTGTCCATAGATTCAAGACCAGTTGAATTTTATACTGATACCAGATAGCTAGTTCTATCACAGATACAGTAAAAATGGTAATTCTCATTAATCCTTGCTCTGACCCTCAACAAAATCCGGTTACAATAAACAGACAAGCTGCCACTCAGAAGGCCACTGAGACTGTTCTCCTAGCTTCACATTCTTGGGCACAAAAGTGGGACTCATTTCAACAGAAACATTTTCTCCTAGAGGCGATGCCTATCAGCTGAACTGCCAGAAAACGGACTCGCTACAATCTCTACCCACCATCATTAAATCACTGCAGAAGTGAACATGCCAAAACCAGACTTCGTCAGACGAGACTCACTTACATCTCTATATcatcaattcatcatcatcatcatcgctgtaGAAGTGCACGTGCCAGAGCCAGTCGTCATCAGAAAGCTTGTCGCTTCAGCCTGTCCATGAGAAGGTGCGCAACTGAATCGTATCCGTGCTCCCTTGCTGTTGCAATGgcaaagaaagtgaaaaaaagagGCAGATATGTTTATCAGTGACAGCAAGAACAGCATATTTCACATATGTGAACAGGAGTAGAATCAGAATTACCATTATATATGGCAATCCCAGTCGGTGgtatcttcctcttcttcaagcAGAAGGAGCTGCATCGTCGTGTGACCAAAGGTTACCGAGTGAGTGGTGGGAAACTGAATTTTTTAAAACACTACGTATCCTGACAGCACCATTTCAGACCTCTGATTGTAGAACTAAATAGAGCAAGGTTGGTGAAACGCTCACCTGTTGCATATCCAGAATTTCTTGATACCCTTCTCCTCAACGCAGTGAGGGCACAGCCAgttcttgttcttcttcacctcttCCATCTCTGCTACCACATCTCAAAGTTTAGTAAGTAGGCCGATAAAATCCACCAAGAACAAAGCCATTTCAGCGTTGAGCAACTAAGCAAGTCCGCTTACCTTCGCCGTACCTAATTTTCAGGCAAGCACGGCAGAGTATCCCATTAGAAGAATGGCAAGATGAGCACTCTGTCTTTCCTGTCAAATATTTGCCAAAGTATTGAGTGTTGACATGATCATACTAGATGCGGAAATTAGGGGAAAAGAGGATAATCCTTTACGGATTCTTTTTACCTAAACATGGTTGCTTCAGGTCTCCTTCCCCGCAGCGCTTGCAGTCCTCCTCACCGCACAATTTCTTCTGCCTTTGATCATAGAGAACGACTTTTGTCAGCTACTTGCACACTAATCCCGTGCGATCTTTCTCAGGAAcgcaaccgggagcaccaatcggTGATTCATGTTTGTAATGATGAGTACCTGCAGAAATGGCAGCAGATCCCAAGAACAGGGTCGTACACGCCGCCCCTCCCCCTGCTGTCGCACCGCCTCTCCTGCAGCGCCTGTACTCTCTCCTTGGCCACCGTCGTCGCCCACTTCCCCTCCTTATCATCTTCCCATgtatcatcctcctcctccgatCCCGCCGCCGTCAATTTACTAAGAGATCCTGCCAGAAAATAAAAGGAACTTACTTGAGCTGTTTCCCGTCACAAACAACACGAGTCGATCCACGGAAGAGGGCATTCGATGCTTCAACCTGTGCCCTGCCCATTCAGCCGGGCGGAACAGCGGCGCGTCGCGGCGAGGAGGCGGCCGGAGCGGCGGAGCGGGGTCATGCTCGTCACCCGTGGCCTGGGGGTCCTCCGAGGCGTCGCGCTCCCGGCCGCGCGGTGGCTGGAGGCGGAGGCGATGTCGCTGAGCTCTCCCGCGCAGCGGAGAAGGCCGAGCATCTCCATCCTGGCCTGCACACACGCCACGAAACAAGAATCGGAGATGACGCAAGAAATTCCTCATCCGGTGGAGATCGAATTCGGGTAGGGTGCCTGCGCCTTACCATGTTCTCGGAGATGCGGGCGTTGCGGAGACTCTCGTAGTCGGACTTGGCTCCGAGCTTCCCCATGGCGGCGGCGTCAGGCCAGCGGCTTTGGACGGCTTGCAAAGATTTGGTTGTGGTGCTCGGCAGATCTGTACTCTGGTGGTACAGTGCTGAGTCGGACTTGGCTCTGTGAAGTTTTGAATGGAACAAAGGTAACAAACGGCTCTATTTTTTTTTATGTGCGTCGGGCGCCGCAGAAGTGTTCGAAGAGTATTATATTTTTTACCATTTTGCTCATGAGACCATGACgtattgtttttttttctggaGTGAGGGAGTAAGACAGCTAGTTTTttattcttcttttatcttccAAGAAGGACGGCTAATTCATATAATAAAGGGTAATGCTCATATTCGGTCGTCCGTCCGTCCGGACCCTGCCTGAGTCAACCGCTAGTGGAACGGACCCCGCCCGCAACGCCCCGTATGCATTGCCTGCTCGCTCTGCTGCGTGCCCTTGCTCGCGGGACAGATCCCGTCCTCCCCGTTGCGCGCCCCTGCTCGCAGGACGGATCTCGACCTCCCGACTCGTACTCACGCCTCCTGTTGCGGTCGACTCCATCCGCCTGCCGCGCCTCCTACCGAGGTCCGTGCTGCCGACAACCTCCACACTGGCGACCTCCGCGTCACTTTATAGCCTCTATTTTCGTCCAGGCAGCAagtagatgttgtgtttgaaagcgcatgttgcaagcgacTGTTTCAAGTTTGTTAAATGTTTCAgagatatattgcaagtgtttcatatggatgttgcaaaagtagattgagatgttgc
It encodes:
- the LOC136449424 gene encoding zinc finger protein VAR3, chloroplastic-like: MHRRLALATAAAAPALRRFSHHSAPPRPDLRLAFLRSEVDDLELSPSHKPSPRPPHREQCQVLEELRSGLALAGNAPAAVDIAHPWPEWVALMEHLLRRGHVDPSTFAAASLSSKDANAVRTACLQFGRQRPELIRHISRWDIQVAMRCGCPSIDRKVVNSGKRLRAYVGLDEGEVCSQCNLRGSCDRAYVKARKEEVGRTVDVMRILLTYGLDVITGNVENRACLNKNVRESIKILLNEVVEVDSRGPGSSTVKAAQRKGQSAVPMKQGDWNCPKCDFLNFAKNIKCLRCDGEFQERYRLLHEDQEHLPLKKGDWICKRCNFLNFSKNTRCLQCHEKPTNRLLNPGEWECVSCNYVNFKRNGFCLKCGWKRPKSLNNQDSIESRHDLEHSKKPSISFVQDGVQLKRWPSPQKNASPSDEDSDFWSADDEGGDSRDNDALLQQKDYRFLESFPIVGGRTANSQDRLAREKWKDEMSRRNKGLQTTESRESNRPSSPGRLPRSMELVESDDDIASWFSGGNNNRNLDKA
- the LOC136449509 gene encoding uncharacterized protein, with product MGKLGAKSDYESLRNARISENMARMEMLGLLRCAGELSDIASASSHRAAGSATPRRTPRPRVTSMTPLRRSGRLLAATRRCSARLNGQGTGSLSKLTAAGSEEEDDTWEDDKEGKWATTVAKERVQALQERRCDSRGRGGVYDPVLGICCHFCRQKKLCGEEDCKRCGEGDLKQPCLGKTECSSCHSSNGILCRACLKIRYGEEMEEVKKNKNWLCPHCVEEKGIKKFWICNSSFCLKKRKIPPTGIAIYNAREHGYDSVAHLLMDRLKRQAF